The Streptomyces sp. NBC_01298 genome contains the following window.
CACGCAGCCGGTCTGCGGGAAGTCGCGGCGCAGCTCCTCGTGGATGGCGAACATCGAGTCGAGGGTGGTGTGGTCCTCGGCGTCCAGGGTCACGGTGGTGCCGATGGCGGCTGCGGCCTCGACGACCGGACGGACGTTGGCGAGGGCCAGCTCGTGACCGCCTTCCAGCGCCTGGCCGAACATGGACAGCTTCACGGACATCTCGACGGTCTCGCCGAGGCTCAGGTGGGCGAGCTGCTCGATGAGCTCGAGGTACGCGTCGCGCGCGGCGTGCGACTGCTCCACGGTGGTGATGTCCTCGCCGACGACGTCGAGGGTCACCTCCAGGCCCTTGCCGGTCAGGTCCTCGACGATCGGGATGACCTGGTCGACCGTCTCACCGGGGATGAACCGGTTCACCACGGGCTTGGTCACCGGGGCGGCAGAGACGATTCGGCGCATCTTGTCGCTGCGCGAGGCGGCGAGGATCGCGGGACCCAGCACGGGGTACCTCCAACGGGGGCGGGCAGAAGCAGACATTCAGCCCGCGCCGGGACGACGGAGGCCATAAGGAAAACGCAAGTAAAACCACCGTGAAACCTAGGGATCTCCCCGATCCTCTGCCATCGACAGCTGTCACGCATCCGTGGCCCGGATCTCATACATCTGTCTGAAGGGGGCGTGCGGGGGTGGGAGAATGTGCGGGTGAAAGGCGATTACCAGGACCTGGTGGACGAGATTTCGGCGCTGCTCGGCGCTCCGGCGACGCTGGAGAACCGGGACTTCCGCCTCATCGCCTTCGGCGCGCACGACAGCGATGACGATCTGGCCATGGACCCGGTACGGACCCGCTCGATCCTGACCCGCCAGTCGACCGCGGCCGTCCGGTCCTGGTTCGAGGGCTTCGGCATCGCCCGCGCCACCGGACCGGTCAGGATCCCGGCCGCCCCCGACGCCGGCGTCTTCCGGGGGCGGATCTGCCTGCCGGTGCGCTACCGCGGGATCGTCCAGGGCTACGTATGGCTCCTCGACCAGGAGCCCGGCCCCGACGCGCGGGCGCTGGCCGCGGCCATGGAGGTGGCCCAGCGGATCGGGCTGCTGCTCGCGGAGGAGGCCCGGGCGGGGGCCGACCTGTCCCGGGAGTTCCTCGCGGTGCTGACCGCCGGGCGCGGCTGGCAGCAGGACATGGCGGTGGCCGCGCTACGGGTGGCACTCGGCCCGGGCGGCGAGGGGCCGCACGCCGCGGTCTGCGTGAGCCCGTGGTCCGGCGAGGCCCCGGCTTCGGTCCCGGGAGCGGCGGCCGTGTGCGTGGCGCCCGGGCGGGGGGCCGGCGAGCAGGAGCGGCGCCCCGGCGACGGCCCGGCGGGGCAGTGCCTCGCGGTCCTGATCCGCCTGCGCGGCACGGACCCGCTGGCTCCGGCCCTCACGGCGATCTCCCGCCTGATGCCCCGCGCGGCCGGTGGGGCCGGTGGGGCCGGTGGGGCCGGTGGGGGACGCGGGGCGGGCGGAGCGGACGGGACGGGCGGGGCCGCCAAGGCCGACCAGGCCGCCGGGCCGGGATCACCGGCCGGCGGCAAAGCAGCCGCCCCCGGGGCCGCCACCGGAGTGACCGCCGGGGTGTCCGACCCCGTGCGGGCACTCACCGCACTGCCCGGCGCCTGGCAGCAGGCCACCGCCGCCGCCCGGGCCGCCGCCGCCGGGCCGCGGCTCGGGCCGGTCGCGCAGTGGTCCGCGATCGGGCCCTACCGCATGCTGGCCTCCGTCGCCGAGGAGGCCCTGGACGACCCGGTGGCCCGCGCCCTGCGCGGCCCGGCCAATCCCGAACTGGCCCGGACGGCCGAGGTGTTCCTGGACTGCGCGGGCCAGGCGGGCCGCGCGGCGGCGGCCCTGGGGATCCACCGCCAGACCCTGTACTACCGGCTGTCCCGGGTGGAGCAGCTGACCGGCCTCGACCTCGACGAGGGCGAGGACCGCCTCCTCCTGCACATGGCCCTCAAGGCCGCCCGCCTGCACGGCTGACGGTCACCCGCTAGGGCGCGTCCCGAACGGTCTTCGCCGCCGCCATCCCCGCCACCGCCCGCCGCATTCCCTCCGTCAGCTCCGCCGGGGTCGCGGCCGACGCGGGGTCGAAGAGCCACTGGAGCATGAACCCGTTGAGCAGGGCCTGGTAGAAGGCGCCCGCGGTCCGCAGGTCCTCCTCCGTCAGGTCCTCCTCGGGCACGCCCGTGAACATCGAGACCAGCCCGCGGCGCCCCTCCCCCTGCGAGGCGGCGAGCATCGACCGCAGCTGCGGCATCCGGTCCCCGGCGAGGGCGATCTCCATGCTGGCCGCCCAGATCGGGCCGGACGCCTCGTGGCCGGCGTGCACTCCGTCCCACACCGAGCGGAAGCGTTCCAGCGAGCCGCCCCGGCCCTCCACCCCGGCCGAGAACTGATCACCCCACTCCTGGACGACGGCGATGTAAGCCTCCGTCATGAGGGCGTCCTTGGAGCCGTAGTGGTAGCCGATCGAGGCCAGGTTCGCACCCGAGGCCTTGACGATGTCGCGGGCGGTCGTACCCACGAAACCCTTCTCGACCAGGCACTTCTTGGCGCCTTCCAGCAAATCTTCGCGGTGTCCCATGGCTTCACGGTAGCCAAGACGACCGTCCAAGACAAACGTTCCATACGGCCGTACTAGACAAGCGTTTATGACGCTTGTACATTTCTGCTCATGACGAACCCCGCAGCACGCCCCGCCGGTCTCGCCGGTCGCCGGGAATGGATCGCGTTCACCGTTCTCGTCCTCCCCCTGCTCCTGGTCTCGATGGACGTCTCCGTCCTCTACTTCGCCATCCCGGCCATCACCCGGGAGCTGGACCCCAGCGCCACGCAGCAGCTCTGGATCTTCGACAGCTACGCCTTCGCCCTCTCGGGCCTGCTCATCACGATGGGCTCGCTCGGCGACCGGATCGGCCGCCGCAAGCTGCTCCTGGCCGGCGCGGCCGCCTTCGGACTCGCCTCCGTCGCCGCCGCCTACGCCTCCAGCACCGAGATGCTCATCGCGGCCCGGGTCCTGCTCGGAATCGGCGGCGCGACCCTGATGCCGTCCACGCTCGCCCTCGTGCGCAACCTCTTCCAGGACGAGCGGCAGCGCGGCAAGGCCATCGCGATCTGGTCCGGCGCCATGACCGGCGGCGTCGCCCTCGGCTCGGTCATGAGCGGCGTGATGCTGAACCACTTCTGGTGGGGCTCTGTCTTCCTGATCAACGTGCCCGCGATGCTGCTCCTGCTGATCCTGGTCCCCGTGCTGGTCCCCGAGTTCAAGGACCCGGCGCCCGGCCGCTTCGACCTGCTGAGCGTGCCGCTGTCGATGGCCGCCGTGCTGCCGGTGGTCTACGGCCTCAAGGAGATCGCCGCCGAGGGCTTCACCCCGCTCCGCTCCGGCTGCCTCGCCGCCGGTCTGGCCTTCGGGTACCTCTTCGTCCGCCGCCAGCGCTCCCGCGGCGACGCCATGGTCTCCCGGACCCTCTTCCGGGGGCGCGGCTTCGGCGCCGGCATCGGCCTGAACACCGTCGCCGCCTTCGCCATGATGGGCTCGGCCTACTTCACCACCCAGTACCTGCAGTCCGTGCTCGGCATGGGCACCCTGGAAGCCGCCCTCTGGAGCCTCGCCCCCTCGGTCCTCATCGGCGCCGCCGCCCCCGTCGGCGCGGCCCTCGCCCAGAAGACCGACCGGGCCTACGTCATCTCGGGCGGCTTCGTCCTCGCCGCCGCCGGGTTCACCCTGATCAGCCTGGTGGACACCGACTCGCTGTGGCTGCTGCTGACCGGAGCCGGGGTCCTGGCCTCCGGCATCGTCACGGTGATGTCCCTGGTCTCCGACATGGCGCTCGGTTCCGCCCCCGCCGAGAAGGCCGGCTCCGCCGCCTCCCTGCTGGAGACCGGCCAGGAGTTCGGCGGCGCCCTCGGGATGGCCGTCCTGGGCAGCCTGGGCACCGCCGTCTACCGCTCCGACCTGGCCGGCTCCGAGCCCGCCGTGCGGGAGACCCTCGGCGGGGCCGTGGCCACCGCCCAGGGGCTCGGCGGCGCGGCCGGCGGGCAGGTCCTGGCCGCGGCACGGGAGGCCTTCGTGCACGGAATGCAGTACGCCGCCTGGGGCGGTACGGTCCTGCTCCTCGCGGCGGCGGTGCTCGCCGCGGCCCTGCTCCGGGGACGCGGAGCCCCCGCCCCCGCCCCTGCGGAGCCGGCCCCGGCCGGCGCGGGGATCGCGCACTCGGAGGCGTAACGGAGCGGAACGCGCGAAAGGGCCCGGGGTCTCCCCCGGGCCCTTCGCTCTGTCGCGTGCCGCGGCGTCAGCCGAGGCTGACCGTACGGGCCGAGACGGCGCCGATCTCGGTGGCGATGTCCGCGAGGACGTTCACCGGGGCCTCGGCGTCGACGGTGAGGACCGCGAGGGCCTCGCCGCCCTCTTCGGCGCGGGCGACCTGCATGCCCGCGATGTTCAGGCCGGCCTCGCCGAGGATGCGGCCGACGGCGCCGACCACGCCCGGGCGGTCGGCGTAGCGCAGGACGACCATGTGGTCGGCGAGTGCCAGGTCCACGTCGTACTCGCCGATGCCGACGAGCTTCTGGAGGTGCTTCGGGCCCACCAGCGTGCCGGAGACCGAGACTTCCTGGCCGTCCGACAGGGTGCCGCGGACGGTCACCACGTTGCGGTGGTCCGGGGACTCCGAGGAGGTGGTCAGGCGGACCTCGACCCCGCGCTCCTGCGCGAAGAGCGGTGCGTTGACGTAGGAGACCGTCTCGTCGACGACGTCCTCGAAGACGCCCTTGAGCGCGGAGAGTTCGAGCACCTTGACGTCGTGCTGGGTGATCTCGCCGCAGACCTCGACGTCGAGGCGGACCGCGACCTCGCCCGCCAGCGCGGTGAAGATGCGGCCGAGCTTCTCGGCGAGCGGCAGGCCGGGACGGACGTCCTCGGCGATGACGCCGCCCTGGACGTTGACCGCGTCGGGGACGAGCTCCCCGGCGAGCGCGAGGCGCACCGACTTGGCGACCGAGACACCGGCCTTCTCCTGGGCCTCGTCCGTGGACGCGCCGAGGTGCGGGGTGCAGACGACCTGGTCGAGCTCGAACAGCGGGGAGTCCGTGCAGGGCTCCTTCGCGTACACGTCGAGGCCGGCGCCGGCGACGCGGCCTTCCTTGATGGCCGAGTACAGCGCGGCCTCGTCCACGATCCCGCCGCGGGCGGCGTTGACGATGCGGACGGACGGCTTGACCTTGTGCAGGGCCTCGTCCCCGATGAGACCGAGGGTCTCAGGGGTCTTGGGCAGGTGCACGGTGATGAAGTCGGCGACCTCGAGCAGCTCGTCGAGCGTCAGCATCTTGACGCCCATCTGGGCGGCGCGCGCGGGCTGCACGTAGGGGTCGTACGCGACGATCTTCATGCCGAAGGCCGACATGCGCTGGGCGACCAGGACGCCGATGCGGCCGAGGCCGACGACGCCGAGGGTCTTCTCGCTGAGCTCGACACCCGTGTACTTGTTCCGCTTCCACTCGCCGTTCTTCAGGGCGGTGTTGGCCTGCGGAATGTTGCGGGCCGTCGCGACGAGCAGGCCACAGGCCAGCTCGGCGGCGGTGACGATGTTGGAGGTCGGGGCGTTCACGACCATCACGCCGGCCTTGGTGGCGGACGAGACGTCGACGTTGTCCAGACCGACACCGGCGCGGGCGACGACCTTCAGCTTCTTGGCCGCGGCGATGGCCTCCGCGTCGACCTTGGTCGCGGAACGGACCAGGATCGCGTCGACGTCCACGATCGCGGGGAGCAGCTCCGCGCGGTCGGCGCCGTTGCAGTGGCGGATCTCGAAGTCCGGGCCGAGCGCCTCGACAGTGGCGGGCGACAGCTCTTCGGCGATGAGTACGACAGGTTTCGAGCTCACGTGGGTCCTCACAAGTCCAGTGCGGACGGCCGTCCCGACGGCCGCAGGCGGTGGAGGGGGGTAGCCGCGTGGAAGACGCACGACACTGTGGGCCTGACGCGTTGTGTTGAGCAGTGTAGTGGCGGATCCGGGAGGGAATTCCGCCTGTAAGGAAGGATCACCCGCACGAGATTGGCCAGGGTGGACAAGCGGTCCTCCGCGAGGCCTCTCGTGCGGGTGCCCGAGCCGATGTGCCGCGGGGCCGGGACGCACCGTCCCGGCCCCGCGGCGAAGCGGATCAGCTCTCGTCGTTGTCGACCCAGCTCATCAGCTTGCGCAGCTTCTTGCCGGTGGTCTCCAGCAGGTGCGCCTCGTCGGCGCTCTTGTACGCGTTGTACTTCGGCAGACCGGCCTTGTACTCGGCCATCCAGGTGTTGGCGAACTCGCCGCTCTGGATCTCCGCGAGGACCTTCTTCATCTCGGCCTTGGTGGCGTCCGTGATGATGCGGGGACCGGTGATGTAGTCGCCCCACTCGGCGGTCTCGGAGACCGACCAGCGCATCTTCTCCAGGCCGCCCTCGTACATGAGGTCGACGATGAGCTTCAGCTCGTGCAGGCACTCGAAGTACGCGATCTCGGGCTGGTAGCCGGCCTCGGTCAGCGTCTCGAAACCGGCCTTCACCAGCGCGGAGGCGCCACCGCAGAGGACGGCCTGCTCACCGAACAGGTCGGTCTCGGTCTCTTCGGTGAAGGTGGTCTTGATGACGCCGGCGCGCGTGCCGCCGATGCCGGCCGCGTACGACAGCGCGAGCTGGAAGGCGGAACCGGTGAAGTCCTGCTCGACGGCGGCGATGCAGGGCACGCCGCGGCCTTCCTCGTACTGACGGCGGACCAGGTGACCCGGACCCTTGGGCGCGACCAGGGCCACGTCCACGTTGGCCGGGGGCTTGATGAAGCCGTAGCGGACGTTGAAGCCGTGGCCGAAGAAGAGCGCGTCGCCCTCGTCCAGGTGCGACTCGATCGAGGCGGCGTAGATCTCGGCCTGGAGCGGGTCCGGGGTCAGGATCATGATGACGTTCGCCCAGGCCGCGGCCTCGGCGACGGGGAGGACCTTCAGGCCCTGCTCCTCGGCCTTGGCCTTGGACTTCGAGCCCTCGTGCAGGCCGACGACGACGTCGACGCCGGAGTCACGGAGCGACAGCGCGTGGGCGTGGCCCTGGCTGCCGTAACCGA
Protein-coding sequences here:
- a CDS encoding proline dehydrogenase family protein, with the protein product MLGPAILAASRSDKMRRIVSAAPVTKPVVNRFIPGETVDQVIPIVEDLTGKGLEVTLDVVGEDITTVEQSHAARDAYLELIEQLAHLSLGETVEMSVKLSMFGQALEGGHELALANVRPVVEAAAAIGTTVTLDAEDHTTLDSMFAIHEELRRDFPQTGCVIQAYLFRTEADARRLAAAGSRVRIVKGAYKEPAEVAYQDKAEIDKAYVRILKILMDGEGYPMIGSHDPRLIAIGQELARKAGRKLDEYEFQMLYGIRGEEHLRLAAEGHRMRVYTAYGTDWYGYFMRRLAEKPANLLFFLRSMITKN
- a CDS encoding PucR family transcriptional regulator, giving the protein MKGDYQDLVDEISALLGAPATLENRDFRLIAFGAHDSDDDLAMDPVRTRSILTRQSTAAVRSWFEGFGIARATGPVRIPAAPDAGVFRGRICLPVRYRGIVQGYVWLLDQEPGPDARALAAAMEVAQRIGLLLAEEARAGADLSREFLAVLTAGRGWQQDMAVAALRVALGPGGEGPHAAVCVSPWSGEAPASVPGAAAVCVAPGRGAGEQERRPGDGPAGQCLAVLIRLRGTDPLAPALTAISRLMPRAAGGAGGAGGAGGGRGAGGADGTGGAAKADQAAGPGSPAGGKAAAPGAATGVTAGVSDPVRALTALPGAWQQATAAARAAAAGPRLGPVAQWSAIGPYRMLASVAEEALDDPVARALRGPANPELARTAEVFLDCAGQAGRAAAALGIHRQTLYYRLSRVEQLTGLDLDEGEDRLLLHMALKAARLHG
- a CDS encoding TetR/AcrR family transcriptional regulator, which translates into the protein MGHREDLLEGAKKCLVEKGFVGTTARDIVKASGANLASIGYHYGSKDALMTEAYIAVVQEWGDQFSAGVEGRGGSLERFRSVWDGVHAGHEASGPIWAASMEIALAGDRMPQLRSMLAASQGEGRRGLVSMFTGVPEEDLTEEDLRTAGAFYQALLNGFMLQWLFDPASAATPAELTEGMRRAVAGMAAAKTVRDAP
- a CDS encoding MFS transporter, which produces MTNPAARPAGLAGRREWIAFTVLVLPLLLVSMDVSVLYFAIPAITRELDPSATQQLWIFDSYAFALSGLLITMGSLGDRIGRRKLLLAGAAAFGLASVAAAYASSTEMLIAARVLLGIGGATLMPSTLALVRNLFQDERQRGKAIAIWSGAMTGGVALGSVMSGVMLNHFWWGSVFLINVPAMLLLLILVPVLVPEFKDPAPGRFDLLSVPLSMAAVLPVVYGLKEIAAEGFTPLRSGCLAAGLAFGYLFVRRQRSRGDAMVSRTLFRGRGFGAGIGLNTVAAFAMMGSAYFTTQYLQSVLGMGTLEAALWSLAPSVLIGAAAPVGAALAQKTDRAYVISGGFVLAAAGFTLISLVDTDSLWLLLTGAGVLASGIVTVMSLVSDMALGSAPAEKAGSAASLLETGQEFGGALGMAVLGSLGTAVYRSDLAGSEPAVRETLGGAVATAQGLGGAAGGQVLAAAREAFVHGMQYAAWGGTVLLLAAAVLAAALLRGRGAPAPAPAEPAPAGAGIAHSEA
- the serA gene encoding phosphoglycerate dehydrogenase; the protein is MSSKPVVLIAEELSPATVEALGPDFEIRHCNGADRAELLPAIVDVDAILVRSATKVDAEAIAAAKKLKVVARAGVGLDNVDVSSATKAGVMVVNAPTSNIVTAAELACGLLVATARNIPQANTALKNGEWKRNKYTGVELSEKTLGVVGLGRIGVLVAQRMSAFGMKIVAYDPYVQPARAAQMGVKMLTLDELLEVADFITVHLPKTPETLGLIGDEALHKVKPSVRIVNAARGGIVDEAALYSAIKEGRVAGAGLDVYAKEPCTDSPLFELDQVVCTPHLGASTDEAQEKAGVSVAKSVRLALAGELVPDAVNVQGGVIAEDVRPGLPLAEKLGRIFTALAGEVAVRLDVEVCGEITQHDVKVLELSALKGVFEDVVDETVSYVNAPLFAQERGVEVRLTTSSESPDHRNVVTVRGTLSDGQEVSVSGTLVGPKHLQKLVGIGEYDVDLALADHMVVLRYADRPGVVGAVGRILGEAGLNIAGMQVARAEEGGEALAVLTVDAEAPVNVLADIATEIGAVSARTVSLG
- the ilvC gene encoding ketol-acid reductoisomerase, with translation MAELFYENDADLSIIQGRKVAVIGYGSQGHAHALSLRDSGVDVVVGLHEGSKSKAKAEEQGLKVLPVAEAAAWANVIMILTPDPLQAEIYAASIESHLDEGDALFFGHGFNVRYGFIKPPANVDVALVAPKGPGHLVRRQYEEGRGVPCIAAVEQDFTGSAFQLALSYAAGIGGTRAGVIKTTFTEETETDLFGEQAVLCGGASALVKAGFETLTEAGYQPEIAYFECLHELKLIVDLMYEGGLEKMRWSVSETAEWGDYITGPRIITDATKAEMKKVLAEIQSGEFANTWMAEYKAGLPKYNAYKSADEAHLLETTGKKLRKLMSWVDNDES